The window GTACTCCTTGAGCGCCGCGGCCAGGGTGTTCTGCCGCCCCGACGCCGACAGCTTGCCGACCAACAGCGACGCGGTGGCGTGCCCGAACTTCAGCGATCCGGCCAACCGCAGCAGATCGTCCCAGTGCTCGGCGATCAAACCCAGGTTGGCCTTGCGGGTCATCAGCGGGCCCGCGTGCGGGAACCGGGCCTCGGCCTCGGCGCGCGGGCCCGGCCGGTACAGGGTGATCCGCCCCAGATCCCGGATCCGTGGCGAGAGCTGCATCCCGAGCAGGTCGAACAACCCGAAGTTGACCAGGGTGACCCCGTGGGTGTCGGTGGCGTGCTCGGTGATCGGCAGATCGGTGGCGTTGCCCAGGATCTCATCGAGCACGTAGTGGGCTTCGCGTTTGGTCGCCACGATGACCTTGGTGCCGTAGGTGGCGTGGGTGTCGCTGACATGGGTGTAGGTCGACAGGCCCTCGCTGGCGAAATAGCGGCTCAACGGCCGCGCCGTGGTCGACTTACCGCGCGTCGGGAAACGCTGCCCGTCGCTCGACGACAGTGTTCCGGCGCCGAACACCGCGGTCAGCGGCAGCCGCTGGTGGTAGCCGACCAGTACCAGGTTGGCCGCGCGCAGGGTCTCCTCGCGCACATACCACTCGTCGGTCCAGGCCAGGATGTCGTAGGTGATTCCGCACGCCTCGGCCATCCGGGTCAACCCCAGGTTCGTCGAGTGCGCCAGCAGTACCGCGATCAGGTTGCGTTTGAGCTCCGGCGTCCGGGTGGCCTGACCGCCGGCGTGGGTGAAGCAGTCCAGGTAGCCGGTGCGTTTGTCCAGCTCGATCAGCAGCGACACGATCGGCGCGAACGGCAGCATTTCGGTCAGCTCGGCCTTGAGCGTGATCGCCTCGGCGGGAACATCTTCCGCGCTCAGCGGCGAGATCACCAGATCCCCGCCCTCGTCCAGCCGGACCGGGCCGTCCCCGCCGGCCAGCACCTCCTCCAGCTCACCGAGAGCGTCGTGCAGTTCGGCGACCACGGTGGCCAGCGCGACGCCAGGATCGGCGGATCGCCCGACCAGGCCGCAGAACTCAACGCGTTGCGGTTCCCACTGCCCGGTGGTGAGCAGGTAGGCGGCCGGGTCGGCGTAACGGCGCGAGCCCGGCACGAACACATCCCCGCTGCGCAACCCGTCACGCAATCCGAGCAGCACACACAACTCCCAGTAGTGCCGATACGCGGTCGCGCTGCCGGATTTGCGGGCCTCGTCGAGGTAGCCGCGCCACTTCATCGGCACGAACCCGGTCGGGGCGTCATCGAAGACCTTGCGCCGCCCGGTCGCGTTCAACTCGCGCAGCATGTTCACCGCGATCAGCAACTCGGTCGCGGCGGTACCGCCGCAGAAGCGCACCGCTTCGAGCACCGCGGGGGTGAACTGACGCAGGTAGTTGTAGGAGGAATCCAACGCCGCCAGATGCCCGTGATCACGCGGCAACCTGGGCTTGGCCTGGGCGATCGCCGCGCGCAGGCGCTCCCACCCGATCTTCTCGCCGCGGATCAGCGCACCGATCTCCTCATCCGGAACGCCGGGGTCGGTGACGATTTCCAACAGATCGTCCAGCAGCGCCTGACGGTCCTCTCCAGTCTTTCCTCGTTCGGCCAGCCGCTGCTGCATCTTCCGTTCGGCAGCACCGAATTTCACCGAGATCGCCTGATCGAACAACGCCACGACCTCATCGAGGACATCGGTGCCGGACTGGGCCAGCACCGTGAGCAGGATCGGATACCGGCGTTGCGGATCCCGACGTTGCAGCGCTTGCGGACTCAGGCGCCGGCCCATCGTGGCCAAAAACCGGCGCCGCTCGGCGGGCAGCACCGACATATCCAGCCGATCAGCGCCCAACCCGCGCAGGAAACCCAGCTTGTCGACCTCGGCGCGGACCGCGGCCGCCGAGGCCTCCACCGGCCCGGTCGACAGCCACCGCAACCGCGAGATCCCCAGCGAAGCGTCGGTGACAAGCAAGCCGTCCAACTCCGCGCACCGCGCCGCAGTGAACTCGTGAGCGAGCCGGTCATAGGTTTCGGTCTGGGCCTGGTGGCGGGCGTGGGCGACCCGCTCGACCACGGTGACCGGGCCTGGCCGGATCACCTTCGCCGAGATCAGATACTCACACGCCAGCCGGAACAGCAGAGTCGGGGAATCGTGCTCCATCGCCCGCGCGAGCAGGAACTCATCGAGCTCCTTGAACTCGAGCGCACCGACCGCACGCCATCCCAGGTACCGCGCGGCCAGGCGCACATGCTCGGTGCGGGTCTTGGCTCGCCTGCCGTAGGCACCGATCACCACCGGATCCAACCGCAACTGCTCGGCGACACGAGCC is drawn from Rhodococcus rhodochrous and contains these coding sequences:
- a CDS encoding Tn3 family transposase, yielding MATRMFADEELERLRGFPEISREELFRYFTLTPADLAFVDPGRGRGPAERLGLAIALCTLPWLGFVPDRLVTAPPVAVARVAEQLRLDPVVIGAYGRRAKTRTEHVRLAARYLGWRAVGALEFKELDEFLLARAMEHDSPTLLFRLACEYLISAKVIRPGPVTVVERVAHARHQAQTETYDRLAHEFTAARCAELDGLLVTDASLGISRLRWLSTGPVEASAAAVRAEVDKLGFLRGLGADRLDMSVLPAERRRFLATMGRRLSPQALQRRDPQRRYPILLTVLAQSGTDVLDEVVALFDQAISVKFGAAERKMQQRLAERGKTGEDRQALLDDLLEIVTDPGVPDEEIGALIRGEKIGWERLRAAIAQAKPRLPRDHGHLAALDSSYNYLRQFTPAVLEAVRFCGGTAATELLIAVNMLRELNATGRRKVFDDAPTGFVPMKWRGYLDEARKSGSATAYRHYWELCVLLGLRDGLRSGDVFVPGSRRYADPAAYLLTTGQWEPQRVEFCGLVGRSADPGVALATVVAELHDALGELEEVLAGGDGPVRLDEGGDLVISPLSAEDVPAEAITLKAELTEMLPFAPIVSLLIELDKRTGYLDCFTHAGGQATRTPELKRNLIAVLLAHSTNLGLTRMAEACGITYDILAWTDEWYVREETLRAANLVLVGYHQRLPLTAVFGAGTLSSSDGQRFPTRGKSTTARPLSRYFASEGLSTYTHVSDTHATYGTKVIVATKREAHYVLDEILGNATDLPITEHATDTHGVTLVNFGLFDLLGMQLSPRIRDLGRITLYRPGPRAEAEARFPHAGPLMTRKANLGLIAEHWDDLLRLAGSLKFGHATASLLVGKLSASGRQNTLAAALKEYGALRRTIYAARYLSDPDYRRKISRQLNKGESLHALRRDLLYAHEGMIRARHLEDQTEQAWCLTLTTNAVIAWTTEYYGFAVEQMRRTGQRIDDEVLAHISPAHSANINFFGAIEVDIDAELAQLGPTGYRPLRVRDTLF